The genomic window ACTACCTAGTAAAAAATTTGCActttggttgggggggggggggggggggggggggggggggggcacggccccCTCAACCTTGTATATAGCTCCGCCGTTGTAATCATGGCGGCGTTAGTCGGTGTCATGGCCTTGGCTTTCGCTGGTCTAGTGCCATTGAGATCTTTGGCTTATCTCGCTAGAAAATGCGGCAAGAAAGATTTAGCTCCGCGCCGTGACCATCTAGCAGACGACGCGGCCTGTTGCTTCATGTGGGCTTTTAATCAGTTGCGCTCCATTCTgggctacggcggcaacggcggcggggTCGCCGACGGCGAACATAAATGTTCAGATTGCTTGCTGCCCCGGAGGCAACATGGTGATCGGGAACCAAGTTCAAGGTTCCCCATGAGGTGCATTTCTTATTCTGAATCTTGCTTGAACCCATGGATTTATATCGTCAGACTAATTCATGATTTCATTGTGCGTAGGTGGCGATTTTCTCAGGTGAAGCAGAAGCAGGAGACCCCGGGGGAAGGCGTGTCTGTCAGGACCCAAGATTCTGAAGAAATGAAGTAATGAATGCTAGTTCTTATTTGTTTTTCATCTCTGGATTTTAAGTTTATAACTAGAGTGCTCTGTGGATTGTGATATGTCTTTCTCTTTGGTAGCAACCTGTTATGGGGTTGTTAGGCCTGGCTGTTTAAGCAACAAACATACCTTGTAATGTTTTATCCATTATACCTTGTTATGGGGCAAAAGGCTATTTTTCATCTCATCTTGGCCCTTCAAAAAAATAATTCTTCAGGCTTTTCTCCAAAGCCACGGCCCCCCTCGGCCCCAACATAGCTCCGCCGTTGGCCCTAGTTCTCCGCATTTTTCTCTTCCATGTATTTATATATATTTAGGAAATAATTTAAACTATGGTTAGACTGAGTAAGGGTATTGGTAAGGGCATTCTTGCTGCTTGTTCC from Triticum aestivum cultivar Chinese Spring chromosome 3B, IWGSC CS RefSeq v2.1, whole genome shotgun sequence includes these protein-coding regions:
- the LOC123065705 gene encoding uncharacterized protein, with the protein product MAALVGVMALAFAGLVPLRSLAYLARKCGKKDLAPRRDHLADDAACCFMWAFNQLRSILGYGGNGGGVADGEHKCSDCLLPRRQHGDREPSSRFPMRWRFSQVKQKQETPGEGVSVRTQDSEEMK